A genomic stretch from Sinorhizobium terangae includes:
- a CDS encoding glutathione S-transferase family protein translates to MPQLVDGKWVKGDVAASEMKDGAFHREPTRFHNWLTPDGRAGPDGQPALTAEAGRYRLFVSYLCPWASRTIAMRNLKGLEAIVGLTVADPVLGEDGWTYDQPVDAGVRVGEIRYHHQLYTASDPHYTGKVSVPVLWDMKEGRIVNNESADIIRILNSAFDHLTGHRLDFYPAALRAEIDRWNEPIYARVNNGVYRAGFAKTQAAYDEAVFGLFDMLDELEQHLAQNRYVAGAYLTEADIRLFVTLIRFDVAYHGAFKCNIRRIEDYPSLSNYMREIYQWPGIRESVRIDHIKRGYYGIRHVNPTGIVPAGPMLDLDRPHDRTRLRGLGVFGS, encoded by the coding sequence ATGCCGCAGCTCGTCGATGGAAAGTGGGTCAAGGGTGACGTCGCCGCGAGCGAGATGAAGGACGGTGCCTTCCATCGTGAACCGACGCGGTTCCACAACTGGCTCACGCCCGACGGACGGGCCGGTCCGGATGGGCAACCGGCGCTGACCGCGGAGGCCGGGCGCTACCGGCTGTTCGTTTCTTATCTGTGCCCCTGGGCTTCACGCACGATCGCCATGCGCAACCTCAAGGGCCTCGAAGCCATAGTCGGCTTGACAGTCGCCGACCCCGTTCTGGGTGAAGATGGTTGGACCTATGACCAGCCTGTCGACGCCGGCGTGCGGGTCGGAGAGATTCGATACCATCATCAGCTCTATACGGCGAGCGATCCGCATTACACCGGCAAGGTCTCGGTACCGGTGTTGTGGGACATGAAGGAAGGTCGCATCGTCAACAACGAATCGGCCGACATCATTCGCATCCTCAATTCGGCATTCGACCATCTGACCGGCCATCGCCTGGATTTCTATCCGGCCGCCCTGCGCGCGGAGATCGATCGTTGGAACGAGCCGATCTATGCCCGCGTCAACAATGGCGTCTATCGCGCCGGTTTCGCCAAGACGCAGGCAGCCTATGACGAGGCGGTTTTCGGCCTGTTCGACATGCTCGACGAACTCGAGCAGCATCTTGCTCAGAACCGATATGTTGCCGGCGCCTACCTCACTGAGGCGGATATCCGGCTCTTCGTCACGCTGATCCGCTTCGATGTCGCGTATCACGGCGCCTTCAAGTGCAACATCCGCCGGATCGAGGATTACCCGTCGCTGTCGAACTATATGCGTGAGATCTATCAGTGGCCGGGCATTCGCGAGTCTGTGCGCATCGATCACATCAAGCGTGGTTACTACGGCATCCGCCATGTCAATCCGACCGGAATCGTTCCGGCGGGACCGATGCTCGATCTCGATCGCCCGCACGATCGCACACGTCTCCGCGGCCTCGGTGTGTTCGGCAGTTAA
- a CDS encoding SAM-dependent methyltransferase has translation MNAALLNMLRRLVQKGKLTVVFSSGEEVVLGDGTGKPATIRIADARAEKAIARDPGLKFGEMYMDGRVLIEEGDIFDVLSIAKSNDLANAATFRNSIVALLHVLRQQIKSRLPVNRNRRNVAHHYDLDGKLFNLFLDEDWQYSCAYFHPPGISLDEAQRAKKRHIAAKLLLEPGQKVLEVGSGWGGMAMYLAESSGVEVTGITLSEEQLKVSRERAERRGLADRVRFELQDYRTMEGRQFDRIVSVGMFEHVGIGNYGNFFRKMKELLKPEGVMLLHSIGQIYKPWATNPWIEKYIFPGGYIPALSEVLPSVESTRLLVKDIEILPMHYAWTLRAWRERFVAKREEAIRLYDERFFRMWEFYLAASETAFLYDKHFVFQLQLSPSLGSVPVSRDYIAQKERELLEFERTRRRLELVAV, from the coding sequence ATGAATGCGGCATTGTTGAACATGCTCCGCCGCCTGGTCCAAAAGGGCAAGCTGACGGTTGTTTTCTCATCAGGTGAAGAGGTTGTCCTCGGCGATGGCACGGGGAAACCTGCCACCATACGGATCGCCGATGCCAGGGCTGAAAAAGCGATCGCGCGCGACCCCGGTCTTAAGTTCGGTGAAATGTATATGGACGGTCGCGTCCTCATCGAGGAAGGCGATATCTTCGATGTGCTGTCCATTGCCAAGAGCAATGACCTCGCAAACGCCGCGACCTTCCGGAATTCGATCGTCGCGCTGCTGCATGTGCTGCGTCAGCAGATCAAGAGCCGGCTTCCCGTCAACCGCAATCGTCGCAACGTCGCCCATCACTACGATCTCGACGGGAAGCTCTTCAATCTCTTCCTCGATGAGGATTGGCAATATTCGTGCGCCTATTTCCATCCGCCGGGAATTTCGCTCGATGAGGCCCAGCGCGCCAAGAAGCGGCACATCGCGGCGAAGCTCTTGCTCGAGCCCGGCCAGAAGGTGCTCGAAGTCGGTTCCGGCTGGGGCGGCATGGCGATGTATCTCGCCGAGTCGTCCGGCGTCGAGGTCACCGGCATCACGCTGAGCGAGGAGCAACTGAAGGTTTCGCGCGAGCGCGCGGAGCGACGCGGACTGGCCGATCGCGTGCGCTTCGAGCTTCAGGACTACCGTACGATGGAGGGGCGGCAGTTCGACCGCATCGTCTCCGTCGGCATGTTCGAGCACGTGGGCATCGGCAACTACGGCAACTTTTTCCGCAAGATGAAGGAACTGCTGAAACCCGAAGGTGTGATGCTGCTTCACTCTATCGGCCAGATCTACAAGCCCTGGGCCACCAATCCCTGGATCGAGAAATACATCTTCCCCGGCGGTTACATCCCGGCTCTCTCCGAAGTGCTGCCGTCTGTCGAAAGCACCCGGCTGCTCGTCAAGGATATCGAGATTCTGCCGATGCACTACGCCTGGACGCTGCGAGCCTGGCGTGAGCGCTTCGTGGCTAAGCGGGAGGAGGCGATCCGGCTCTACGACGAACGCTTCTTCCGGATGTGGGAATTTTATCTCGCAGCCTCGGAAACTGCCTTTCTCTACGACAAGCATTTCGTCTTCCAGTTGCAGCTCTCACCGTCGCTGGGATCGGTGCCGGTCTCGCGGGACTATATCGCTCAGAAGGAACGCGAACTGCTCGAATTCGAGAGAACCCGCCGGCGATTGGAACTGGTCGCAGTCTAG
- a CDS encoding Tex family protein, which produces MTAKPIAAIIASEIRATAAQVAAAVDLLDAGATVPFIARYRKEVTGGLDDTQLRVLSERLTYLRELEARRNSILESIRGQDKLTDELERKIAAAVTKAELEDIYLPYKPKRRTKAEIARERGLGPLAEAILADRSVAPSDRAGAFLSGDVADIKAALDGARDIIAEGMTENADLLGRLRNYMKDAAYLRARVVDGKQEAGAKFSDYFDHSERWATAPGHRALAMLRGWNEEVLSVDIVVDQDEVSLMKPVERMIAAAYNVGAHLPGDKWLADVIGWTWRVKLSMSLSLDLMRELRERAEEEAIRVFARNLKDLLLAAPAGSRATMGLDPGIRTGVKVAVVDGTGKLLDTTTVYPFPPKNDVRGTQAELASLIRKHKVELVAIGNGTGSRETEKLVADMLAQLPAPKPTKVIVSEAGASVYSASETAAAEFPTLDVSLRGAVSIARRLQDPLAELVKIEPKSIGVGQYQHDVDQSKLSRSLDAVVEDAVNAVGVDLNTASASLLARVSGLGKSSAEAIVAHRDATGPFSSRQQLLKVSRLGARTFEQCAGFLRIPNGTEPLDASSVHPEAYGVAKKIVAACGRDVRSLMGDSAALKKLDPRAFVDDRFGLPTVKDILAELEKPGRDPRPSFKTATFTEGVDDIKDLKVGMQLEGTVTNVAAFGAFVDIGVHQDGLVHVSQLADRFVKDPHEVVKAGDVVQVRVTEVDVARKRIGLSMRKDGGADRGREARGPASSGAGTRNAAERQPRSQAPAQGALGAALMAALKEK; this is translated from the coding sequence ATGACCGCAAAGCCCATTGCCGCCATCATCGCCAGCGAGATCAGGGCAACAGCCGCACAGGTTGCCGCGGCCGTTGATCTGCTCGACGCGGGAGCAACGGTGCCCTTCATTGCCCGTTATCGCAAGGAGGTCACCGGCGGCCTCGACGACACGCAGTTGCGCGTGCTTTCGGAGCGGCTCACCTATCTGCGCGAACTCGAGGCGCGTCGGAACTCGATCCTCGAGTCGATCCGCGGCCAGGACAAGCTCACCGACGAGCTTGAACGCAAGATCGCCGCTGCGGTCACCAAGGCGGAGCTCGAGGACATCTATCTGCCCTATAAGCCGAAGCGGCGAACCAAAGCTGAAATTGCCCGGGAGCGGGGCCTTGGACCGCTGGCGGAGGCAATTCTTGCAGATCGGTCGGTCGCGCCGTCTGACCGGGCCGGAGCGTTCCTGTCGGGCGATGTAGCGGACATCAAGGCGGCGCTCGACGGCGCACGCGACATTATCGCCGAAGGCATGACCGAAAATGCCGACCTCCTGGGGCGTTTGCGCAATTACATGAAGGACGCGGCCTACCTGCGCGCCAGAGTGGTCGACGGCAAACAGGAAGCGGGTGCGAAATTCTCGGACTATTTCGATCATTCGGAACGCTGGGCGACAGCACCCGGCCATCGCGCGCTTGCGATGCTGCGCGGCTGGAACGAGGAGGTCCTCTCGGTCGATATCGTCGTCGACCAGGACGAGGTGTCGCTGATGAAACCGGTCGAGCGCATGATTGCGGCCGCCTACAATGTCGGCGCGCACCTGCCCGGCGACAAATGGCTCGCGGACGTGATCGGCTGGACCTGGCGGGTGAAGCTTTCCATGTCGCTCTCGCTGGACCTGATGCGTGAGTTGCGCGAGCGGGCCGAAGAGGAAGCAATCCGCGTCTTCGCGCGCAATCTCAAGGATCTGCTGCTTGCCGCACCCGCCGGCTCGCGGGCGACGATGGGGCTTGATCCGGGCATCCGCACCGGGGTCAAAGTCGCGGTTGTCGACGGCACGGGCAAATTGCTCGACACGACGACGGTCTATCCTTTCCCGCCGAAGAACGATGTTCGCGGCACCCAGGCGGAACTCGCCTCGCTCATCCGCAAGCACAAGGTCGAACTTGTTGCCATCGGCAACGGCACCGGCAGCCGCGAGACCGAGAAGCTCGTGGCCGACATGCTTGCGCAGCTGCCGGCGCCGAAACCCACAAAGGTCATCGTCTCCGAGGCAGGCGCCTCGGTATATTCCGCGTCCGAAACGGCGGCGGCCGAATTTCCCACCCTCGACGTCTCGCTGCGCGGTGCCGTTTCGATCGCCCGGAGGTTGCAGGATCCGCTCGCCGAGCTCGTCAAGATCGAGCCGAAATCGATCGGCGTCGGTCAATACCAGCACGACGTCGACCAGTCGAAGCTCAGCCGCTCGCTCGACGCGGTCGTCGAAGATGCGGTGAACGCCGTCGGCGTCGATCTCAACACCGCCTCGGCATCGCTGCTGGCGCGCGTATCTGGTCTCGGCAAATCCTCTGCGGAAGCGATCGTCGCGCACCGTGACGCGACTGGCCCTTTTTCCAGCCGTCAGCAGCTTTTGAAGGTGTCGCGCCTTGGTGCCCGGACCTTCGAGCAATGCGCCGGCTTTCTGCGAATACCGAACGGAACGGAGCCGCTCGATGCGTCCTCGGTGCACCCGGAGGCCTATGGTGTCGCGAAAAAGATCGTCGCTGCTTGCGGTCGCGACGTCCGGTCACTGATGGGCGACAGCGCTGCCCTGAAGAAGCTCGATCCGCGCGCCTTTGTCGACGATCGTTTCGGCCTGCCGACGGTCAAGGATATTCTTGCCGAGCTCGAAAAGCCGGGCCGCGATCCGCGCCCGAGCTTCAAGACGGCGACCTTTACCGAGGGCGTCGATGACATCAAGGATCTGAAAGTCGGGATGCAACTCGAGGGTACTGTCACGAACGTCGCCGCCTTCGGGGCATTCGTCGACATCGGCGTGCATCAGGATGGCCTGGTCCATGTGTCGCAACTGGCCGATCGCTTCGTCAAGGACCCGCACGAGGTCGTGAAGGCGGGCGATGTCGTGCAGGTGCGTGTCACCGAAGTCGACGTCGCCCGCAAGCGTATAGGTCTTTCGATGCGCAAGGACGGCGGCGCGGATAGGGGCCGCGAGGCGAGGGGGCCTGCATCGAGTGGTGCCGGCACCCGCAATGCAGCCGAGCGTCAGCCGCGATCGCAAGCGCCTGCTCAGGGCGCGCTTGGCGCCGCATTGATGGCGGCCTTGAAAGAAAAGTGA
- the rkpK gene encoding UDP-glucose 6-dehydrogenase, whose translation MKITMIGAGYVGLVSGVCFADFGHDVICLDKDEGKIEALKQGQIPIFEPGLDHLVASNVASGRLSFTTDLKSAVAESDVIFIAVGTPSRRGDGHADLSYVYAAAREIATNLTGFTVVVTKSTVPVGTGDEVERIIRETNPQADVAVVSNPEFLREGAAIEDFKRPDRIVVGLNGNDQRAREVMTEVYRPLYLNQSPLVFTTRRTSELIKYAGNAFLAMKITFINEMADLCEKVGADVQDVARGIGLDGRIGSKFLHAGPGYGGSCFPKDTLALVKTAQDYDSPVRLVETTVAINDNRKRAMGRKVIAAAGGDVRGRKVAVLGLTFKPNTDDMRDSPAIAIVQTLQDVGAKVVGYDPEGVENARKLIDGMDYANDPYDAAADADALVIVTEWNEFRALDFARLKNVMKTPLLVDLRNIYRKDEVTRHGFSYASIGRPD comes from the coding sequence ATGAAAATCACGATGATCGGCGCCGGCTATGTCGGCCTTGTTTCGGGCGTCTGTTTTGCGGATTTTGGCCACGACGTGATCTGCCTCGACAAGGACGAAGGCAAGATCGAGGCGCTGAAGCAGGGGCAAATCCCGATCTTCGAACCGGGCCTCGACCATCTTGTCGCCAGCAATGTCGCGTCGGGACGCCTGAGCTTTACGACCGACCTCAAGTCCGCCGTCGCGGAAAGCGATGTGATCTTCATCGCCGTCGGCACGCCGTCGCGGCGCGGTGACGGGCATGCCGATCTCTCCTACGTTTATGCCGCCGCCCGGGAGATTGCGACCAACCTCACCGGCTTCACCGTTGTCGTGACGAAGTCGACGGTTCCGGTCGGAACGGGCGACGAGGTCGAGCGCATCATCCGCGAAACCAATCCGCAAGCCGATGTCGCCGTCGTCTCCAATCCGGAGTTCCTGCGCGAGGGCGCAGCGATCGAGGATTTCAAGCGGCCGGATCGTATTGTCGTCGGCCTCAACGGCAATGACCAGCGGGCACGCGAAGTCATGACCGAGGTCTACCGCCCGCTCTACCTCAACCAGTCGCCGCTTGTCTTTACCACGCGCCGCACCTCCGAACTGATCAAGTATGCGGGCAACGCCTTCCTGGCGATGAAGATCACCTTCATCAACGAAATGGCCGATCTGTGCGAAAAGGTCGGTGCCGATGTCCAGGATGTCGCCCGCGGCATTGGCCTCGACGGCCGCATAGGCTCGAAGTTCCTCCACGCCGGGCCGGGTTATGGCGGCTCTTGCTTCCCCAAGGATACGCTGGCACTCGTCAAGACCGCCCAGGACTACGACAGCCCTGTTCGCCTCGTCGAGACGACCGTCGCGATCAACGACAACCGCAAGCGTGCCATGGGCCGCAAGGTAATTGCCGCCGCAGGTGGCGATGTGCGCGGGCGCAAGGTCGCCGTCCTCGGCCTCACCTTCAAGCCGAACACCGACGACATGCGCGACAGCCCCGCGATCGCGATCGTACAGACCCTGCAGGATGTCGGCGCCAAGGTCGTCGGATACGATCCGGAGGGTGTCGAGAACGCCCGCAAGTTGATCGACGGCATGGATTATGCGAACGACCCCTACGACGCGGCGGCCGATGCCGACGCACTGGTCATCGTGACCGAGTGGAACGAATTCCGGGCGCTCGATTTCGCACGGCTCAAGAACGTCATGAAAACGCCGTTGCTCGTCGACCTGCGCAATATCTACCGCAAGGACGAGGTGACCAGGCACGGTTTCAGCTATGCCAGCATCGGCCGGCCCGATTGA
- a CDS encoding NAD-dependent epimerase has translation MRYLITGTAGFIGFHVAKRLIDEGHFVVGFDGMTPYYDVTLKEQRHAILKRSNGFKAVTAMLEDRRALDQAAELAEPEVIIHLAAQAGVRYSLENPKAYVDSNLLGTWNILELARAIGPKHLMLASTSSIYGANEKIPFSEMDRTDEPLTLYAATKKSMELMAHSYAHLYKVPTTAFRFFTVYGPWGRPDMALFKFVDAIFNDRPIDIYGEGRMSRDFTYIDDLVEGILRLSHVAPAEENRVATAKAKDTLSHQAPFRIVNIGGGQPVELMTFVETVEKAVGRPAIRNMLPMQQGDVPRTYASPDLLEALTDFKPSISVEEGIARFAEWYQTYYRKTGQIA, from the coding sequence GTGCGCTACCTCATTACTGGCACGGCAGGCTTCATCGGTTTTCACGTCGCCAAACGGTTGATCGACGAGGGCCATTTCGTGGTCGGCTTCGATGGCATGACGCCCTATTACGACGTGACGCTCAAGGAGCAGCGCCACGCGATCCTGAAGCGCTCCAATGGATTCAAGGCGGTGACCGCGATGCTTGAGGACCGGCGGGCGCTCGACCAGGCTGCCGAGCTTGCCGAGCCCGAGGTGATCATTCATCTCGCGGCGCAGGCGGGCGTTCGCTACAGCCTCGAAAATCCCAAGGCCTATGTCGACTCGAACCTCCTCGGCACCTGGAACATACTGGAACTTGCGCGCGCGATTGGCCCCAAACACCTGATGCTCGCCTCAACTTCCTCGATCTACGGCGCCAACGAAAAGATTCCCTTTTCCGAGATGGACCGGACCGACGAGCCGCTGACGCTCTATGCGGCAACGAAAAAATCGATGGAATTGATGGCGCATAGCTACGCCCATCTCTACAAGGTGCCTACGACGGCGTTCCGCTTCTTCACGGTTTACGGTCCGTGGGGACGCCCGGACATGGCGCTGTTCAAGTTCGTGGACGCGATTTTCAACGATCGGCCGATCGATATCTACGGTGAGGGCCGGATGAGCCGGGACTTCACCTATATCGATGATCTCGTCGAAGGTATCCTCAGGCTTTCGCATGTTGCACCGGCGGAGGAAAATCGCGTCGCAACGGCAAAGGCGAAGGACACGCTCTCCCATCAGGCGCCGTTCCGCATCGTTAATATCGGCGGCGGCCAGCCGGTCGAATTGATGACCTTCGTCGAAACGGTCGAAAAGGCAGTCGGCCGGCCCGCCATCCGCAACATGCTTCCGATGCAACAGGGCGACGTTCCCCGCACCTACGCTTCACCGGATCTGCTCGAAGCGTTGACTGATTTCAAGCCGTCGATTTCGGTCGAGGAGGGTATCGCGCGCTTTGCGGAATGGTATCAGACATATTATCGTAAGACCGGCCAGATCGCGTGA
- a CDS encoding ArsR/SmtB family transcription factor, with protein sequence MSTDSKDDAVFKALANGLRRQMLDALKAAPQTTGMLCEQFSQLDRCTVMQHLKVLEDASLILVHREGRERWNHLNALPIQAIHDRWISQYAGHAMSVLTAMHRGLESPSE encoded by the coding sequence ATGTCAACCGACTCGAAGGACGATGCCGTTTTCAAGGCGCTGGCCAATGGCCTGCGCCGACAGATGCTGGACGCCCTGAAGGCCGCACCCCAGACGACCGGCATGCTTTGCGAACAATTCTCGCAGCTCGACCGCTGCACCGTGATGCAGCACCTGAAGGTTCTGGAGGATGCGAGCCTGATCCTTGTCCACCGCGAGGGACGCGAGCGGTGGAACCATTTGAATGCGCTACCAATCCAGGCCATTCATGATCGCTGGATCAGCCAGTATGCGGGCCACGCGATGTCTGTCCTCACGGCCATGCATCGCGGGCTCGAAAGCCCGTCCGAGTGA
- a CDS encoding SRPBCC domain-containing protein, with the protein MTLEFRVNGRIARPVDEVFDAVVNPDQLSRYFVTLGGVSAPLVAGTTVTWWGEVPVEVETVEPNERIVFRWDAKVAEGEAPYRTQVEMRFKSLDDGATMVTIAETGWRENEQGQKSSYMNCEGWSQMLACMKAWVEYGINLREGYYVSELSGNPALEPDA; encoded by the coding sequence ATGACCTTGGAATTTCGCGTGAATGGTCGCATCGCCCGTCCTGTCGACGAAGTGTTCGACGCTGTCGTCAATCCGGATCAACTCAGCCGTTATTTCGTGACGCTTGGCGGTGTCAGCGCGCCACTGGTTGCCGGCACGACCGTGACCTGGTGGGGCGAGGTGCCGGTGGAGGTGGAAACCGTCGAGCCGAATGAAAGAATCGTATTCCGTTGGGACGCCAAGGTGGCCGAGGGCGAGGCACCCTATCGAACACAGGTGGAGATGCGCTTCAAGTCTCTCGACGACGGCGCAACGATGGTCACCATTGCCGAAACCGGTTGGCGAGAGAACGAGCAGGGGCAGAAGAGCTCCTATATGAACTGCGAAGGCTGGTCGCAGATGCTCGCCTGCATGAAGGCCTGGGTCGAATACGGCATCAACCTGCGTGAGGGTTATTACGTCAGCGAACTCTCGGGCAACCCGGCGCTCGAGCCGGACGCCTAG
- a CDS encoding L,D-transpeptidase, whose translation MCVSRNSAVSSAQLFAVLLVSSFLAGCATSGQNAKLKGPDPYYVAMYGPKPEEKFPLAAIDISKVEPRFLRQQVAYPTSEPPGTIIVDTQNRFLYLVQDGGMALRYGIGVGKAGLEFQGEARVGRKAEWPRWTPTSDMVAREPERYGPLAGGMEPGIRNPLGPRALYLYQGNRDKLFRIHGTTEAWSIGKAVSSGCIRLFNPDIIDLYSRVPTDTRVVVLQSEPPVAGPLQAPMSTATSAGQPLPM comes from the coding sequence ATGTGTGTGTCCCGGAACAGCGCCGTTAGCTCCGCGCAGCTCTTCGCCGTTCTCCTCGTTTCGTCATTTCTCGCCGGCTGCGCGACAAGCGGCCAAAACGCCAAGCTGAAGGGCCCGGATCCCTATTACGTCGCAATGTACGGGCCGAAACCGGAAGAGAAGTTCCCGCTTGCCGCCATCGACATCAGCAAGGTCGAACCTCGCTTTCTGCGCCAGCAGGTGGCCTATCCCACCTCGGAACCCCCGGGCACGATCATTGTCGACACCCAGAATCGCTTCCTTTATCTCGTGCAGGACGGCGGGATGGCGTTGCGCTATGGAATCGGTGTCGGCAAGGCGGGGCTGGAATTCCAGGGCGAGGCGCGTGTCGGTCGCAAGGCCGAGTGGCCGCGCTGGACGCCGACGTCGGACATGGTCGCACGCGAACCGGAACGCTATGGGCCGCTCGCCGGCGGAATGGAGCCGGGAATTCGCAACCCGCTCGGTCCACGCGCGCTCTATCTTTACCAGGGCAACCGCGACAAGCTGTTTCGGATCCACGGCACCACCGAGGCCTGGTCGATCGGCAAGGCCGTTTCGAGCGGCTGCATCCGGCTTTTCAATCCGGACATCATCGATCTTTACAGCCGCGTGCCGACGGATACGCGCGTCGTCGTACTGCAGTCCGAGCCACCCGTGGCCGGACCGCTCCAAGCGCCAATGTCGACAGCCACCAGTGCGGGGCAACCGCTTCCCATGTGA
- the recO gene encoding DNA repair protein RecO, which translates to MQWSDQAIILGIRRHGESSVIAEVMTAAHGRHLGLVRSGRSRTMQPVLQPGNSVEVIWRARLDEHLGEFRVEPLQLRAARLMEAATSVYGIQALGALLRLLPERDPHPHLYEALAVIVDHLQDPADAGELFVRFELAVLNDLGFGLDLSECAATGVRQDLVYVSPKSGRAVSREAGARYAERMLALPDFLSPGGHQAADHDSLAAAFRLTAYFLNRHVYEPRGLDAASVRDAFVHAALKALKSSPPSAA; encoded by the coding sequence ATGCAGTGGAGCGATCAAGCCATCATACTCGGCATCCGGCGGCACGGCGAAAGCTCCGTGATTGCCGAAGTCATGACCGCCGCGCACGGACGGCACCTCGGCCTCGTCCGCTCCGGTCGGTCGCGCACGATGCAGCCGGTGCTGCAGCCCGGCAATTCCGTCGAGGTGATCTGGCGGGCGCGGCTGGACGAGCATCTCGGCGAGTTTCGGGTGGAGCCGCTTCAATTGCGCGCCGCAAGGTTGATGGAGGCGGCGACATCCGTCTATGGCATCCAGGCCCTCGGCGCGCTGTTGCGGCTGCTGCCGGAGCGCGATCCGCACCCGCATCTCTACGAGGCGCTTGCCGTCATCGTCGACCATCTACAGGATCCGGCGGATGCCGGCGAACTGTTCGTACGCTTCGAGCTTGCCGTCTTGAACGACCTCGGCTTCGGTCTGGATCTGTCGGAATGTGCGGCGACCGGCGTACGTCAGGATCTCGTCTACGTCTCTCCCAAGTCCGGCCGCGCCGTCAGCCGGGAGGCGGGCGCGCGCTATGCCGAACGCATGCTCGCCCTTCCGGATTTCCTATCCCCCGGCGGGCATCAGGCGGCCGACCACGACAGTCTTGCGGCCGCGTTCCGGCTGACCGCCTATTTTCTCAACCGCCATGTCTACGAGCCGCGCGGTCTCGACGCCGCTTCCGTGCGTGACGCCTTTGTGCACGCGGCGCTGAAGGCATTGAAATCGTCTCCACCGTCCGCGGCGTGA